In Candidatus Zixiibacteriota bacterium, a single genomic region encodes these proteins:
- a CDS encoding TonB-dependent receptor plug domain-containing protein — MRFTKTIAGVLLLCAPVASGEAIKGKVTDRHDRGLPSVSIVTNISSVGTMTDENGYFVLDTVPQPGQGRISRVTFSSIGYHSRQFAADMIPLVVVLQERFYRGADILVRGERAQGGLTPIAFDDFSSDEIKRDYTVGEFPLLLETTPNFFTYTDGGAPLGYSYANIRGFDDKRITTYINGVPLNDPEDQATYFVDLPDFAANIDDIQVQRGVGNSLYGDASFGGTINVAYSSLSRLRYSRATFGYGEFTHHGKSISDMYKQSVEFSSGLVDGRWHFTGRFSKQKTGGYRKNSWYEGWAYAFSLARLDANMTTELYVYGGPF, encoded by the coding sequence ATGAGATTCACAAAAACCATCGCAGGGGTGCTCCTGCTTTGCGCCCCGGTCGCCTCGGGCGAGGCGATCAAAGGAAAGGTGACCGACCGGCACGATCGCGGGCTGCCGTCGGTCTCAATCGTCACCAACATCTCGTCGGTAGGCACTATGACCGACGAAAACGGCTACTTCGTCCTGGATACCGTGCCGCAGCCGGGGCAGGGAAGGATAAGCCGTGTCACCTTCTCTTCCATTGGGTATCACTCGCGCCAGTTTGCCGCTGATATGATTCCGCTGGTGGTGGTCCTGCAGGAGCGGTTCTATCGCGGCGCCGACATCCTGGTGCGTGGTGAACGGGCCCAGGGCGGACTGACACCGATCGCGTTTGATGATTTCTCTTCGGATGAGATCAAGCGCGACTACACGGTCGGCGAGTTCCCGCTGCTGCTGGAAACGACCCCCAATTTCTTCACATATACCGATGGCGGCGCACCGCTGGGGTATTCGTACGCCAACATAAGGGGGTTCGATGACAAGCGGATCACCACGTATATCAACGGTGTCCCGCTGAACGACCCTGAAGACCAGGCGACATATTTTGTCGATTTGCCCGATTTCGCGGCCAATATCGACGATATACAAGTCCAGCGCGGGGTGGGCAACTCGCTCTACGGCGACGCGTCGTTCGGGGGGACGATCAATGTCGCCTACAGCAGTTTGTCGCGTCTGAGGTATTCGCGGGCGACATTCGGCTACGGCGAGTTCACGCACCACGGCAAATCGATTTCCGATATGTACAAGCAGAGCGTCGAGTTCTCGTCGGGGCTGGTTGACGGTCGCTGGCATTTTACCGGGCGCTTCTCCAAGCAGAAGACGGGCGGGTACCGCAAGAACAGTTGGTACGAGGGGTGGGCGTATGCGTTTTCGCTGGCGCGGCTCGACGCCAACATGACCACCGAGTTGTATGTCTACGGCGGCCCTTTTTAG
- a CDS encoding TonB-dependent receptor: MHGASGGASRPAITADRRGNVLTYANETDNFNQPHYHLHNTWQLSDQLTLANTLYYVRGKGFYEQYKDGRLFSEYNVDPSLVDVDTATGEPYTEGDLVRQQWVHKNQWGWNPTLAVERDRHTHTLGGSFYYFESNHWGQVVWAQHIAGLLPPQHKFYQYYGKKWAGSIYAQTHSKLTERLSSQITAQLRYQRYKFDQVPMGAFRGYDYELDWLFFSPRVGLNYKVSEPVDLFANFAVSSRTPTDAAIYDANDPTILPSLEIDRVNADSTIYEFGDPLMDNERVYDFELGGRYRSEKFALEANLFWMDFRNEIIPYGGLNPNTGLPITTNAERSVHSGMELAATSTPVRAIKLSCNYSYNYNRVKEYSAFLDGYRVVFDDKKLVNFPDYLASFVVDYERGNWRATSRTRFVGRRYMELLNVESLSLDPYVVSSLSFSYFLPDFLNLGKVTFSVRVDNLGDKKYEASGYGGNYAYNDGGQVVVDGWAEYFVAPERSFWGQVQVEMF, encoded by the coding sequence TTGCATGGGGCTTCGGGGGGGGCGTCGCGCCCCGCCATCACTGCGGACCGTCGCGGCAACGTACTCACCTACGCCAACGAGACCGACAACTTCAACCAGCCACATTACCACCTCCACAACACGTGGCAGCTCAGCGATCAGCTCACGCTGGCGAACACGCTGTACTACGTGCGAGGCAAGGGGTTCTACGAACAGTACAAGGACGGGCGCCTCTTCAGTGAGTACAATGTCGATCCGTCGCTGGTTGACGTGGACACCGCGACCGGCGAGCCGTACACCGAGGGCGACCTGGTGCGCCAGCAGTGGGTGCACAAGAACCAGTGGGGGTGGAATCCCACCCTCGCGGTAGAGCGCGACCGCCATACCCACACGCTCGGCGGCTCGTTCTATTATTTCGAATCGAATCACTGGGGCCAGGTGGTCTGGGCGCAGCATATCGCCGGATTGCTGCCGCCCCAGCACAAGTTTTATCAGTACTATGGCAAGAAGTGGGCGGGATCGATCTACGCCCAGACCCACAGCAAACTGACCGAGCGGCTGTCATCACAGATCACCGCCCAACTGCGCTACCAGCGCTACAAATTCGACCAGGTGCCGATGGGCGCGTTTCGCGGGTATGACTACGAACTGGACTGGCTGTTCTTCTCGCCGCGTGTCGGACTGAATTACAAAGTGAGCGAGCCGGTGGACCTGTTCGCCAATTTCGCAGTATCGTCGCGCACGCCGACCGATGCCGCAATCTATGATGCCAACGACCCGACTATACTGCCGTCGCTGGAGATCGATAGGGTCAACGCGGACTCGACCATTTACGAGTTCGGTGATCCGCTCATGGACAACGAGCGGGTGTATGATTTTGAGTTGGGCGGACGATATCGTTCCGAGAAGTTCGCTCTTGAGGCCAACCTGTTCTGGATGGATTTCCGGAATGAGATTATCCCTTACGGTGGTTTGAACCCCAACACCGGGCTGCCGATTACGACCAACGCCGAGCGTTCGGTGCACTCCGGCATGGAGCTCGCCGCCACCTCAACGCCTGTCAGAGCTATCAAGTTGAGTTGCAACTATAGTTACAATTACAACCGGGTGAAAGAGTATTCGGCGTTCCTTGACGGGTACAGAGTTGTTTTTGACGACAAGAAGCTGGTCAATTTTCCGGACTACCTGGCGAGTTTTGTAGTGGACTATGAGCGTGGCAACTGGCGTGCGACTAGTCGCACCCGATTTGTGGGACGGCGTTACATGGAGTTGCTGAATGTCGAGAGCCTCTCGCTCGATCCGTATGTGGTGTCATCGCTGTCGTTTTCTTATTTCCTACCGGACTTTTTGAATCTCGGCAAAGTGACCTTCTCTGTGCGAGTCGATAATCTGGGTGACAAGAAGTACGAGGCGTCAGGCTACGGGGGCAACTATGCGTACAATGATGGCGGACAAGTCGTGGTTGACGGCTGGGCGGAGTACTTTGTCGCGCCGGAGCGCTCGTTCTGGGGGCAGGTACAGGTGGAGATGTTTTAG